A region from the Actinomycetota bacterium genome encodes:
- a CDS encoding phenylacetate--CoA ligase family protein — translation MNDSPYWNPRHETMPRDQLEALQVRKLRRLVDWAQSRVPWQAERLREARVTADSLNSIDDLRRLPFLTRDEWMQGQVEHPPYGPILAAPPERAIRYHMTSGTTGRTPIRVLDSLKDWEWIAEMWCYGLWGFGVRPADTVFVAFGYSTFIGFWGLHYACEKIGCLTLPGGAMTTEQRVRQIVEMGATVVASTPTYALRMAQEARGLGIDLASSAVQKVILSGEPAGSIPATKRLIEEQWGAKAGDTAGMTELGTIMIFECSEQPGGTHVIEDHYIEEVVDPVTDEPVPYGEMGERVVTSFGRGFIPVIRYRTRDFVVRVPGSTCPCGRTFDIYEGGIRGRVDDMKLVRGTNVYPRAVEALIREHPEIDEFQVHLYTADGIRDEIEVLVEIPDAAAGVDAETVLSQLGKELAESHEGLRFGVKRAEDGSLPRFELKAKRVLDERTVIGSEGERRH, via the coding sequence ATGAACGACTCGCCGTACTGGAACCCGCGCCACGAGACCATGCCCCGCGACCAGCTCGAAGCCCTGCAGGTTCGCAAGCTCAGGCGACTCGTGGATTGGGCCCAGTCCAGGGTTCCCTGGCAGGCCGAACGCCTGCGCGAGGCTCGGGTCACGGCGGATTCGCTCAACTCGATTGACGATCTCCGCCGTCTCCCGTTCCTGACCAGGGACGAGTGGATGCAGGGCCAGGTGGAGCACCCGCCGTACGGGCCGATCCTGGCCGCGCCACCTGAGCGCGCGATCCGTTACCACATGACCTCGGGCACGACCGGCCGCACGCCGATCCGGGTGCTGGACTCCCTGAAGGACTGGGAGTGGATCGCGGAGATGTGGTGCTATGGGCTGTGGGGGTTCGGCGTGCGGCCCGCCGATACCGTGTTCGTCGCGTTCGGCTACTCCACGTTCATCGGGTTCTGGGGCCTGCACTACGCGTGCGAGAAGATCGGCTGCCTGACGCTGCCCGGCGGGGCCATGACCACGGAGCAGCGCGTCAGGCAGATCGTGGAGATGGGCGCCACGGTGGTGGCGTCGACGCCGACTTACGCGCTTCGGATGGCCCAGGAAGCGCGTGGGCTCGGGATCGACCTGGCGTCGAGCGCGGTGCAGAAGGTGATCCTGTCGGGCGAGCCGGCGGGCTCGATCCCGGCGACCAAGCGGCTGATCGAGGAGCAGTGGGGGGCCAAGGCCGGCGACACGGCGGGGATGACCGAGCTCGGCACGATCATGATCTTCGAGTGCTCCGAGCAGCCGGGCGGGACGCACGTCATCGAGGACCACTACATCGAGGAGGTCGTCGACCCGGTCACGGACGAGCCCGTCCCGTACGGCGAGATGGGAGAGCGCGTGGTCACCTCGTTCGGCCGCGGGTTCATTCCCGTGATCCGGTACCGGACCCGCGACTTCGTGGTTCGGGTGCCCGGTTCGACCTGCCCGTGCGGCCGCACCTTCGACATCTACGAGGGCGGCATCCGGGGACGGGTCGACGACATGAAGCTCGTTCGGGGGACGAACGTGTACCCACGGGCGGTCGAGGCGCTGATCCGGGAGCATCCCGAGATCGACGAGTTCCAGGTCCACCTGTATACGGCGGACGGCATCCGCGACGAGATCGAGGTGCTCGTGGAGATCCCGGATGCGGCCGCGGGCGTGGACGCCGAGACCGTCCTGTCGCAGCTGGGAAAGGAGCTGGCCGAGAGCCACGAGGGGCTCCGGTTCGGCGTGAAGCGGGCGGAGGACGGCTCGCTTCCGCGGTTCGAGCTGAAGGCCAAGCGCGTGCTGGACGAACGGACCGTCATCGGCTCCGAGGGCGAGCGGAGGCACTGA
- a CDS encoding acyl-CoA dehydrogenase family protein, giving the protein MSFALDPEHERLADQARRVAREALRLVAQAGPPGRVNRPLVRALADHGLLPRLFPERAGGTAEGEVSAMDLCVLRESLARESTEAETALALQGLGAYPILQSGSPELVDRWIPPVARGDAIAAFALTEPEHGSDAGELELAADREGEGFRLSGVKTWISNAPDADVYTVFARTTPGAGARGVTAFTVAGDSAGLTGTPLELIAPHPVGRLEFDGVRVAASDMLGESDAGFRVAMRTLDLFRPSVGAFAVGMAQAALDAAVAHAAERESFGKPLREHQAVSHLLAEMATRTQAARLLVYSAASAHDAGQRVTMASAMAKLFATETAQWVVDSAVQIHGARALERGHLLEHLYRDVRAPRIYEGTTEIQREIIARELYR; this is encoded by the coding sequence GTGTCCTTCGCCCTCGACCCGGAACACGAGCGCTTGGCGGACCAAGCACGCCGCGTGGCGCGCGAAGCATTGCGCTTGGTGGCCCAAGCGGGCCCGCCGGGACGGGTGAACCGCCCGCTGGTCCGCGCGCTCGCGGACCACGGACTGCTCCCTCGCCTGTTTCCGGAACGGGCCGGCGGCACGGCAGAAGGAGAGGTCTCGGCCATGGACCTCTGCGTGCTCCGCGAATCCCTGGCTCGGGAGTCGACGGAGGCCGAGACCGCGCTGGCGCTACAGGGCCTCGGGGCGTACCCGATCCTTCAGTCGGGATCGCCGGAGCTGGTCGATCGGTGGATTCCCCCGGTGGCGCGCGGCGACGCGATCGCGGCGTTCGCCCTCACCGAGCCCGAGCACGGCTCCGACGCCGGGGAGCTGGAGCTGGCGGCGGATCGCGAAGGTGAGGGCTTCCGCCTGAGCGGCGTGAAGACGTGGATCTCCAACGCGCCCGACGCGGACGTCTACACCGTCTTCGCCCGCACCACGCCCGGCGCCGGAGCGCGGGGCGTGACGGCGTTCACGGTGGCGGGCGACAGCGCCGGGCTGACCGGCACACCGCTGGAACTCATCGCGCCCCATCCAGTCGGGCGCCTGGAGTTCGACGGCGTCCGGGTCGCGGCATCGGACATGCTGGGCGAGTCGGACGCCGGGTTCCGGGTGGCCATGCGCACGCTCGACCTGTTCCGTCCGAGCGTCGGGGCTTTCGCCGTGGGCATGGCCCAGGCGGCCCTCGATGCCGCTGTGGCGCACGCGGCGGAGCGGGAGTCGTTCGGGAAGCCGCTGCGCGAGCACCAGGCCGTCTCGCACCTGCTGGCGGAGATGGCCACACGAACACAGGCCGCGCGCCTGCTCGTCTACTCGGCCGCCTCGGCCCACGACGCCGGCCAGCGCGTGACCATGGCGTCGGCCATGGCCAAGCTGTTCGCCACGGAGACCGCCCAGTGGGTGGTGGACTCCGCCGTGCAGATCCACGGCGCACGGGCGCTCGAGCGCGGGCACCTGCTGGAGCACCTGTACCGGGACGTGCGGGCCCCGCGCATCTACGAGGGAACCACCGAGATACAGCGGGAGATCATCGCGCGCGAGCTGTACCGCTGA
- a CDS encoding TMEM175 family protein has translation MEPTGEAERRPAGRGEDDESGSGFGRILALSDGVFAIALTLLVLEIAVPRGTSGSDLGRALLHLWPRGFAYFLSFAIIGRFWVAHHLAFRYIARFDFRLIWLNLLLLFFVAFLPFPTEVLGQFGAHSIAAVFYASSVAAASAASAAVWWYASGRGGLLRSGIDPALVRLARIRSFSGAPFFLLTVPVALVSSYAAMALWTLGFPALRLLISIRHRPREPREAR, from the coding sequence ATGGAGCCGACCGGCGAGGCCGAGCGTCGCCCCGCGGGCCGGGGTGAAGACGACGAGTCGGGCAGCGGGTTCGGCCGGATCCTGGCCCTGTCGGACGGCGTGTTCGCCATCGCCCTCACCCTGCTGGTCCTGGAGATCGCCGTTCCCCGGGGCACCAGCGGCTCCGACCTGGGACGGGCGCTCCTGCACCTGTGGCCGCGGGGGTTCGCGTACTTCCTGAGCTTCGCCATCATCGGGCGGTTCTGGGTCGCCCATCACCTGGCGTTCCGTTACATCGCGCGATTCGACTTCCGGCTGATCTGGCTCAACCTGCTCCTGCTGTTCTTCGTGGCGTTCCTGCCCTTCCCGACGGAGGTCCTGGGCCAGTTCGGGGCGCACTCGATCGCCGCGGTGTTCTACGCGTCGAGCGTCGCGGCGGCGTCCGCCGCGTCCGCGGCAGTGTGGTGGTACGCGTCGGGCCGGGGAGGGCTGCTCCGATCCGGGATCGATCCCGCCCTGGTCCGGCTGGCCCGGATTCGCAGTTTCTCGGGAGCTCCGTTCTTCCTGCTGACCGTTCCGGTGGCCCTGGTCTCCTCGTACGCGGCCATGGCCCTGTGGACGCTGGGGTTCCCGGCCCTTCGCCTGCTCATCTCGATCCGGCACCGGCCCAGAGAGCCCAGAGAGGCCAGATAG
- a CDS encoding sigma-70 family RNA polymerase sigma factor, translating to MDVRCAEVEGRPLEEAELVERARQGDVGAYEELVRRYQHVAARTAYLVTRLAAEAEDAVQEAFVKAYYALPRFRGDAPFRPWLLAIVANEARNRRKSAARRARLALRAGQDRPSGDAAPSPEVAALAEEERTILVAAMNRLKEHDRMVIGYRYFLGLSERETAVALGVPAGTVKSRLARALRRLRKILEASSAEPLAAQEGGRGG from the coding sequence GTGGACGTTCGGTGCGCGGAAGTGGAGGGCCGTCCACTGGAGGAAGCCGAACTCGTCGAGCGGGCACGGCAGGGCGATGTCGGCGCGTACGAGGAGCTCGTTCGCCGGTACCAGCACGTGGCGGCCCGGACGGCCTACCTCGTCACCAGGCTGGCAGCCGAGGCCGAGGACGCGGTGCAGGAGGCCTTCGTGAAGGCGTACTACGCGCTGCCCCGTTTCCGGGGGGACGCCCCGTTCCGTCCGTGGCTGCTCGCCATCGTGGCGAACGAGGCCAGGAACCGGCGGAAGTCGGCGGCCCGGCGGGCCCGGCTGGCCCTGCGGGCGGGACAGGACCGTCCCTCGGGGGATGCGGCTCCATCCCCCGAGGTGGCGGCCCTGGCGGAGGAGGAGCGAACGATCTTGGTGGCAGCGATGAACCGGCTGAAGGAACACGACCGCATGGTCATCGGGTACCGATATTTCCTGGGCCTGTCCGAGCGGGAGACCGCGGTGGCGCTCGGCGTGCCGGCCGGGACAGTGAAGTCTCGCCTGGCCCGGGCCCTTCGCCGCCTCCGGAAGATCCTCGAGGCTTCCTCCGCGGAGCCGCTGGCGGCGCAGGAGGGAGGCCGCGGTGGCTGA
- a CDS encoding RidA family protein has protein sequence MTDGTDPPAFGGANQPAESPHRLINPEKLLPPQGFSHAVVPAAGRTIYLGGQAGHRPDGSIDEGIVAQFDQAAANVVEALRAAGGSPEHLVSVQIFVTDAAEYRSALREIGEAWRRRLGRHFPAVSLFEIRGLFDARARVELVCVAVVPEG, from the coding sequence AGCCGAGAGCCCGCACCGGCTGATCAACCCCGAGAAGCTGCTCCCGCCGCAGGGGTTCTCCCACGCGGTCGTCCCGGCCGCCGGCCGCACGATCTACCTGGGAGGGCAGGCCGGGCACCGGCCGGACGGCTCGATCGACGAGGGGATCGTGGCCCAGTTCGACCAGGCGGCGGCGAACGTGGTGGAGGCGCTGCGCGCGGCTGGCGGAAGTCCCGAGCACCTGGTGTCGGTGCAGATCTTCGTGACCGATGCGGCCGAGTACCGGTCCGCGCTGCGCGAGATCGGCGAGGCGTGGCGGCGGCGCCTCGGCCGGCACTTCCCCGCGGTTTCCCTGTTCGAGATCCGGGGCCTGTTCGACGCCCGGGCCCGGGTGGAGCTGGTGTGCGTCGCGGTGGTGCCGGAGGGCTGA